The following are from one region of the Ochotona princeps isolate mOchPri1 chromosome 15, mOchPri1.hap1, whole genome shotgun sequence genome:
- the SMARCC2 gene encoding SWI/SNF complex subunit SMARCC2 isoform X3 → MAVRKKDGGPNVKYYEAADTVTQFDNVRLWLGKNYKKYIQAEPPTNKSLSSLVVQLLQFQEEVFGKHVSNAPLTKLPIKCFLDFKAGGSLCHILAAAYKFKSDQGWRRYDFQNPSRMDRNVEMFMTIEKSLVQNNCLSRPNIFLCPDIEPKLLGKLKDIIKRHQGTVTEDKNNASHVVYPVPGNLEEEEWVRPVMKRDKQVLLHWGYYPDSYDTWIPASEIEASVEDAPTPEKPRKVHAKWILDTDTFNEWMNEEDYEVNDDKNPVSRRKKISAKTLTDEVNSPDSDRRDKKGGNYKKRKRSPSPSPTPEAKKKNAKKGPSTPYTKSKRGHREEEQEDLTKDMDEPSPVPNVEEVTLPKTVNTKKDSESAPVKGGTMTDLDEQEDESMETTGKDEDENSTGNKGEQTKNPDLHEDNVTEQTHHIIIPSYAAWFDYNSVHAIERRALPEFFNGKNKSKTPEIYLAYRNFMIDTYRLNPQEYLTSTACRRNLAGDVCAIMRVHAFLEQWGLINYQVDAESRPTPMGPPPTSHFHVLADTPSGLVPLQPKTPQTSASQQMLNFPDKGKEKPTDMQNFGLRTDMYTKKSVPSKSKAAASATREWTEQETLLLLEALEMYKDDWNKVSEHVGSRTQDECILHFLRLPIEDPYLEDSEASLGPLAYQPIPFSQSGNPVMSTVAFLASVVDPRVASAAAKSALEEFSKMKEEVPTALVEAHVRKVEEAAKVTGKADPAFGLESSGIAGTTSDEPERIEESGTDDTRAEGQATDEKKEPKEAREGGGTGEEEAKEKTSEAPKKDEEKGKEGDSEKESEKSDGDPMVDPEKEKEPKEGQEEVLKEVVESEGERKTKVERDIGEGNLSTAAAAALAAAAVKAKHLAAVEERKIKSLVALLVETQMKKLEIKLRHFEELETIMDREREALEYQRQQLLADRQAFHMEQLKYAEMRARQQHFQQMHQQQQQPPPTLPPGSQPIPPTGAAGPAVVHGLAVAPASMAPAPVGSGIPPGSLGPSEQLGQAGSTVGPQQQQPAGAPQPGAVPPGIPPPGPHGPSPFPSQQTPPSVMPGAVPGSGHPGVAGNAPLGLPFGMPPPPPPAPSIIPFGSLADSISINLPPPPNLHGHHHHLPFAPGTLPPPNLPVSMANPLHPNLPATTTMPSSLPLGPGLGSAAAQSPAIVAAVQGNLLPSASPLPDPGTPLPPDPTAPSPGTVTPVPPPQ, encoded by the exons ATGGCGGTGCGGAAGAAGGACGGCGGTCCCAACGTGAAGTACTATGAGGCCGCGGACACCGTGACCCAGTTCGACAACGTGCGCCTGTGGCTCGGCAAGAACTACAAGAAG TATATACAAGCTGAACCACCCACCAACAAGTCGCTGTCTAGCCTGGTTGTACAGTTGCTACAATTTCAGGAAGAAGTTTTTGGCAAACATGTCAGCAATGCTCCACTAACTAAACTGCCG ATCAAATGTTTCCTAGATTTCAAAGCAGGAGGCTCCCTGTGCCACATCCTGGCAGCTGCCTACAAATTCAAGAGTGACCAAGGATG GCGCCGTTACGATTTCCAGAACCCATCACGCATGGACCGCAACGTGGAAATGTTTATGACCATTGAGAAGTCCTTGGTGCAG AATAATTGCCTGTCTCGACCGAACATTTTTCTCTGCCCAGATATTGAACCTAAACTGCTAGGGAAGCTAAAGGACATTATCAAGAGGCACCAG GGGACAGTCACTGAGGATAAGAACAATGCCTCCCATGTGGTGTATCCTGTCCCAGGGAACCTAGAAGAAG AGGAATGGGTACGGCCAGTCATGAAGAGGGATAAACAGGTCCTTCTGCATTGGGGCTACTACCCTGACAG TTATGACACCTGGATCCCAGCCAGTGAAATCGAAGCATCTGTGGAAGATGCACCAACTCCTGAGAAACCAAGGAAG GTTCATGCTAAGTGGATCCTGGACACAGACACCTTCAATGAGTGGATGAATGAGGAAGACTATGAAGTAAATGATGACAAAAACCCTGTCTCCCGCCGAAAGAAGATTTCAGCTAAGACCTTGACTGATGAG GTAAACAGCCCTGATTCAGATCGACGAGACAAGAAGGGAGGGAACTATAAGAAGAGGAAACGTTCCCCCTCTCCTTCACCAACCCCAGAAGCTAAGAAGAAGAATGCTAAGAAAGG CCCCTCAACACCTTACACCAAATCAAAACGTGGCCacagggaagaggagcaggaagaCCTGACTAAGGACATGGATGAGCCCTCACCAGTCCCCAATGTGGAAGAGGTGACACTGCCCAAAACAG TGAACACTAAAAAGGACTCAGAGTCAGCTCCAGTGAAAGGAGGCACCATGACTGACCTAG atgagcAGGAGGATGAGAGCATGGAGACCACGGGCAAG GATGAGGATGAGAACAGCACGGGGAACAAGGGGGAGCAGACCAAGAATCCAGACCTGCATGAGGACAACGTCACCGAGCAGACCCACCACATCATCATTCCCAGCTATGCTGCCTGGTTTGACTACAACAG CGTGCATGCCATTGAGCGAAGAGCTCTCCCTGAGTTTTTTAACGGCAAGAACAAGTCCAAGACACCAGAGAT CTACTTGGCCTATCGAAACTTCATGATTGACACTTACCGACTTAACCCCCAAGAGTACCTCACCTCCACTGCCTGCCGCCGGAACCTGGCTGGGGATGTCTGTGCCATCATGAG gGTCCATGCTTTTCTTGAACAGTGGGGTCTTATTAACTACCAAGTGGATGCTGAGAGCCGTCCAACCCCAATGGGGCCTCCACCCACCTCTCACTTCCATGTCCTGGCCGACACACCATCGGGGCTGGTGCCTCTGCAGCCGAAGACCCCACAG ACCTCTGCTTCCCAACAAATGCTGAACTTTCCCGATAAAGGCAAGGAGAAACCAACAGACATGCAGAACTTCGGGCTGCGCACAGACATGTACACAAAGAAGAGTGTCCCCTCCAAG AGTAAAGCCGCGGCCAGCGCCACTCGAGAGTGGACAGAACAAGAGACCCTGCTGCTCCTAGAG GCACTGGAAATGTACAAGGATGACTGGAACAAAGTGTCTGAGCATGTGGGAAGCCGTACCCAGGACGAGTGCATCTTGCATTTTCTTCGTCTTCCCATTGAAGACCCATACCTGGAGGACTCGGAGGCCTCGCTGGGTCCCCTGGCCTACCAGCCCATCCCCTTCAGCCAGTCAGGCAACCCGGTTATGAGCACTGTTGCCTTCCTGGCCTCTGTCGTCGATCCCCgtgttgcttctgctgctgcaaaGTCTGCCCTAG AGGAGTTCTCCAAAATGAAGGAAGAGGTGCCCACAGCCTTGGTAGAAGCCCATGTTCGGAAAGTGGAGGAAGCAGCCAAAGTGACAGGCAAGGCGGACCCAGCCTTCGGTCTGGAAAGCAGCGGCATTGCAGGAACCACCTCTGATGAGCCAGAGCGAATTG AGGAGAGTGGGACTGATGACACCCGTGCAGAGGGCCAGGCCACAGATGAGAAGAAGGAGCCCAAG GAAGCCCGAGAGGGAGGAGGGACTGGAGAGGAGGAGGCCAAGGAGAAAACAAGTGAGGCTCCCAAAAAGgatgaagagaaagggaaagagggcgACAGCGAGAAGGAATCTGAGAAGAGTGATGGCGACCCaatgg TTGATCCCGAGAAGGAGAAGGAGCCAAAGGAAGGGCAGGAGGAAGTGCTGAAGGAAGTGGTGGAGtcggaaggggagaggaagacaAAGGTGGAGCGAGACATTGGTGAAGGCAACCTTtccactgctgctgccgctgccctggctgctgccgcTGTGAAGGCCAAG CACTTAGCCGCCGTTGAGGAAAGGAAGATCAAATCTCTGGTGGCTCTGCTGGTGGAAACACAGATGAAGAAGTTGGAGATCAAACTCCGGCACTTTGAGGAACTAGAGACGATCATGGACCGGGAGCGAGAAGCA CTGGAGTATCAGCGGCAGCAGCTCTTGGCCGACAGACAAGCCTTCCACATGGAACAGCTCAAGTACGCAGagatgagggcccggcagcagcaCTTCCAGCAgatgcaccagcagcagcagcagcctccgcCAACCCTGCCCCCAGGGTCCCAGCCAATCCCCCCAACAGGGGCTGCTGGGCCAGCCGTGGTCCATGGCTTGGCAGTGGCTCCAGCCTCCATGGCCCCAGCTCCTGTGGGCAGTGGGATACCTCCAGGAAGCTTGGGTCCTTCGGAACAGCTTGGGCAAGCAGGGTCCACAGTGgggccgcagcagcagcaaccagcTGGAGCCCCACAGCCTGGGGCAGTCCCACCAGGGATACCCCCCCCTGGACCCCATG GCCCCTCACCGTTCCCCAGCCAACAAACTCCTCCCTCAGTGATGCCAGGGGCAGTGCCAGGCAGCGGGCACCCAGGCGTGGCGGGTAATGCTCCTTTAGGTTTGCCTTTTGGCatgccgcctcctcctcctcccgctccATCCATCATCCCATTTGGTAGCCTAGCTGACTCCATCAGTATTaaccttccccctcctcctaACCTGCATGGGCATCACCACCATCTCCCGTTCGCCCCGGGCACTCTCCCCCCACCTAACCTGCCTGTGTCCATGGCGAACCCTCTACATCCTAACCTGCCGGCGACCACCACCATGCCATCTTCCTTGCCTCTCGGGCCGGGGCTCGGATCCGCCGCAGCCCAGAGccctgccattgtggcagctGTTCAGGGCAACCTCCTGCCCAGTGCCAGCCCACTGCCAG ACCCAGGCACCCCTCTGCCTCCAGATCCCACAGCCCCGAGCCCAGGCACAGTCACCCCTGTGCCACCTCCACAGTGA
- the SMARCC2 gene encoding SWI/SNF complex subunit SMARCC2 isoform X2, whose protein sequence is MAVRKKDGGPNVKYYEAADTVTQFDNVRLWLGKNYKKYIQAEPPTNKSLSSLVVQLLQFQEEVFGKHVSNAPLTKLPIKCFLDFKAGGSLCHILAAAYKFKSDQGWRRYDFQNPSRMDRNVEMFMTIEKSLVQNNCLSRPNIFLCPDIEPKLLGKLKDIIKRHQGTVTEDKNNASHVVYPVPGNLEEEEWVRPVMKRDKQVLLHWGYYPDSYDTWIPASEIEASVEDAPTPEKPRKVHAKWILDTDTFNEWMNEEDYEVNDDKNPVSRRKKISAKTLTDEVNSPDSDRRDKKGGNYKKRKRSPSPSPTPEAKKKNAKKGPSTPYTKSKRGHREEEQEDLTKDMDEPSPVPNVEEVTLPKTVNTKKDSESAPVKGGTMTDLDEQEDESMETTGKDEDENSTGNKGEQTKNPDLHEDNVTEQTHHIIIPSYAAWFDYNSVHAIERRALPEFFNGKNKSKTPEIYLAYRNFMIDTYRLNPQEYLTSTACRRNLAGDVCAIMRVHAFLEQWGLINYQVDAESRPTPMGPPPTSHFHVLADTPSGLVPLQPKTPQQTSASQQMLNFPDKGKEKPTDMQNFGLRTDMYTKKSVPSKSKAAASATREWTEQETLLLLEALEMYKDDWNKVSEHVGSRTQDECILHFLRLPIEDPYLEDSEASLGPLAYQPIPFSQSGNPVMSTVAFLASVVDPRVASAAAKSALEEFSKMKEEVPTALVEAHVRKVEEAAKVTGKADPAFGLESSGIAGTTSDEPERIEESGTDDTRAEGQATDEKKEPKEAREGGGTGEEEAKEKTSEAPKKDEEKGKEGDSEKESEKSDGDPMVDPEKEKEPKEGQEEVLKEVVESEGERKTKVERDIGEGNLSTAAAAALAAAAVKAKHLAAVEERKIKSLVALLVETQMKKLEIKLRHFEELETIMDREREALEYQRQQLLADRQAFHMEQLKYAEMRARQQHFQQMHQQQQQPPPTLPPGSQPIPPTGAAGPAVVHGLAVAPASMAPAPVGSGIPPGSLGPSEQLGQAGSTVGPQQQQPAGAPQPGAVPPGIPPPGPHGPSPFPSQQTPPSVMPGAVPGSGHPGVAGNAPLGLPFGMPPPPPPAPSIIPFGSLADSISINLPPPPNLHGHHHHLPFAPGTLPPPNLPVSMANPLHPNLPATTTMPSSLPLGPGLGSAAAQSPAIVAAVQGNLLPSASPLPDPGTPLPPDPTAPSPGTVTPVPPPQ, encoded by the exons ATGGCGGTGCGGAAGAAGGACGGCGGTCCCAACGTGAAGTACTATGAGGCCGCGGACACCGTGACCCAGTTCGACAACGTGCGCCTGTGGCTCGGCAAGAACTACAAGAAG TATATACAAGCTGAACCACCCACCAACAAGTCGCTGTCTAGCCTGGTTGTACAGTTGCTACAATTTCAGGAAGAAGTTTTTGGCAAACATGTCAGCAATGCTCCACTAACTAAACTGCCG ATCAAATGTTTCCTAGATTTCAAAGCAGGAGGCTCCCTGTGCCACATCCTGGCAGCTGCCTACAAATTCAAGAGTGACCAAGGATG GCGCCGTTACGATTTCCAGAACCCATCACGCATGGACCGCAACGTGGAAATGTTTATGACCATTGAGAAGTCCTTGGTGCAG AATAATTGCCTGTCTCGACCGAACATTTTTCTCTGCCCAGATATTGAACCTAAACTGCTAGGGAAGCTAAAGGACATTATCAAGAGGCACCAG GGGACAGTCACTGAGGATAAGAACAATGCCTCCCATGTGGTGTATCCTGTCCCAGGGAACCTAGAAGAAG AGGAATGGGTACGGCCAGTCATGAAGAGGGATAAACAGGTCCTTCTGCATTGGGGCTACTACCCTGACAG TTATGACACCTGGATCCCAGCCAGTGAAATCGAAGCATCTGTGGAAGATGCACCAACTCCTGAGAAACCAAGGAAG GTTCATGCTAAGTGGATCCTGGACACAGACACCTTCAATGAGTGGATGAATGAGGAAGACTATGAAGTAAATGATGACAAAAACCCTGTCTCCCGCCGAAAGAAGATTTCAGCTAAGACCTTGACTGATGAG GTAAACAGCCCTGATTCAGATCGACGAGACAAGAAGGGAGGGAACTATAAGAAGAGGAAACGTTCCCCCTCTCCTTCACCAACCCCAGAAGCTAAGAAGAAGAATGCTAAGAAAGG CCCCTCAACACCTTACACCAAATCAAAACGTGGCCacagggaagaggagcaggaagaCCTGACTAAGGACATGGATGAGCCCTCACCAGTCCCCAATGTGGAAGAGGTGACACTGCCCAAAACAG TGAACACTAAAAAGGACTCAGAGTCAGCTCCAGTGAAAGGAGGCACCATGACTGACCTAG atgagcAGGAGGATGAGAGCATGGAGACCACGGGCAAG GATGAGGATGAGAACAGCACGGGGAACAAGGGGGAGCAGACCAAGAATCCAGACCTGCATGAGGACAACGTCACCGAGCAGACCCACCACATCATCATTCCCAGCTATGCTGCCTGGTTTGACTACAACAG CGTGCATGCCATTGAGCGAAGAGCTCTCCCTGAGTTTTTTAACGGCAAGAACAAGTCCAAGACACCAGAGAT CTACTTGGCCTATCGAAACTTCATGATTGACACTTACCGACTTAACCCCCAAGAGTACCTCACCTCCACTGCCTGCCGCCGGAACCTGGCTGGGGATGTCTGTGCCATCATGAG gGTCCATGCTTTTCTTGAACAGTGGGGTCTTATTAACTACCAAGTGGATGCTGAGAGCCGTCCAACCCCAATGGGGCCTCCACCCACCTCTCACTTCCATGTCCTGGCCGACACACCATCGGGGCTGGTGCCTCTGCAGCCGAAGACCCCACAG CAGACCTCTGCTTCCCAACAAATGCTGAACTTTCCCGATAAAGGCAAGGAGAAACCAACAGACATGCAGAACTTCGGGCTGCGCACAGACATGTACACAAAGAAGAGTGTCCCCTCCAAG AGTAAAGCCGCGGCCAGCGCCACTCGAGAGTGGACAGAACAAGAGACCCTGCTGCTCCTAGAG GCACTGGAAATGTACAAGGATGACTGGAACAAAGTGTCTGAGCATGTGGGAAGCCGTACCCAGGACGAGTGCATCTTGCATTTTCTTCGTCTTCCCATTGAAGACCCATACCTGGAGGACTCGGAGGCCTCGCTGGGTCCCCTGGCCTACCAGCCCATCCCCTTCAGCCAGTCAGGCAACCCGGTTATGAGCACTGTTGCCTTCCTGGCCTCTGTCGTCGATCCCCgtgttgcttctgctgctgcaaaGTCTGCCCTAG AGGAGTTCTCCAAAATGAAGGAAGAGGTGCCCACAGCCTTGGTAGAAGCCCATGTTCGGAAAGTGGAGGAAGCAGCCAAAGTGACAGGCAAGGCGGACCCAGCCTTCGGTCTGGAAAGCAGCGGCATTGCAGGAACCACCTCTGATGAGCCAGAGCGAATTG AGGAGAGTGGGACTGATGACACCCGTGCAGAGGGCCAGGCCACAGATGAGAAGAAGGAGCCCAAG GAAGCCCGAGAGGGAGGAGGGACTGGAGAGGAGGAGGCCAAGGAGAAAACAAGTGAGGCTCCCAAAAAGgatgaagagaaagggaaagagggcgACAGCGAGAAGGAATCTGAGAAGAGTGATGGCGACCCaatgg TTGATCCCGAGAAGGAGAAGGAGCCAAAGGAAGGGCAGGAGGAAGTGCTGAAGGAAGTGGTGGAGtcggaaggggagaggaagacaAAGGTGGAGCGAGACATTGGTGAAGGCAACCTTtccactgctgctgccgctgccctggctgctgccgcTGTGAAGGCCAAG CACTTAGCCGCCGTTGAGGAAAGGAAGATCAAATCTCTGGTGGCTCTGCTGGTGGAAACACAGATGAAGAAGTTGGAGATCAAACTCCGGCACTTTGAGGAACTAGAGACGATCATGGACCGGGAGCGAGAAGCA CTGGAGTATCAGCGGCAGCAGCTCTTGGCCGACAGACAAGCCTTCCACATGGAACAGCTCAAGTACGCAGagatgagggcccggcagcagcaCTTCCAGCAgatgcaccagcagcagcagcagcctccgcCAACCCTGCCCCCAGGGTCCCAGCCAATCCCCCCAACAGGGGCTGCTGGGCCAGCCGTGGTCCATGGCTTGGCAGTGGCTCCAGCCTCCATGGCCCCAGCTCCTGTGGGCAGTGGGATACCTCCAGGAAGCTTGGGTCCTTCGGAACAGCTTGGGCAAGCAGGGTCCACAGTGgggccgcagcagcagcaaccagcTGGAGCCCCACAGCCTGGGGCAGTCCCACCAGGGATACCCCCCCCTGGACCCCATG GCCCCTCACCGTTCCCCAGCCAACAAACTCCTCCCTCAGTGATGCCAGGGGCAGTGCCAGGCAGCGGGCACCCAGGCGTGGCGGGTAATGCTCCTTTAGGTTTGCCTTTTGGCatgccgcctcctcctcctcccgctccATCCATCATCCCATTTGGTAGCCTAGCTGACTCCATCAGTATTaaccttccccctcctcctaACCTGCATGGGCATCACCACCATCTCCCGTTCGCCCCGGGCACTCTCCCCCCACCTAACCTGCCTGTGTCCATGGCGAACCCTCTACATCCTAACCTGCCGGCGACCACCACCATGCCATCTTCCTTGCCTCTCGGGCCGGGGCTCGGATCCGCCGCAGCCCAGAGccctgccattgtggcagctGTTCAGGGCAACCTCCTGCCCAGTGCCAGCCCACTGCCAG ACCCAGGCACCCCTCTGCCTCCAGATCCCACAGCCCCGAGCCCAGGCACAGTCACCCCTGTGCCACCTCCACAGTGA
- the SMARCC2 gene encoding SWI/SNF complex subunit SMARCC2 isoform X1 — MAVRKKDGGPNVKYYEAADTVTQFDNVRLWLGKNYKKYIQAEPPTNKSLSSLVVQLLQFQEEVFGKHVSNAPLTKLPIKCFLDFKAGGSLCHILAAAYKFKSDQGWRRYDFQNPSRMDRNVEMFMTIEKSLVQNNCLSRPNIFLCPDIEPKLLGKLKDIIKRHQGTVTEDKNNASHVVYPVPGNLEEEEWVRPVMKRDKQVLLHWGYYPDSYDTWIPASEIEASVEDAPTPEKPRKVHAKWILDTDTFNEWMNEEDYEVNDDKNPVSRRKKISAKTLTDEVNSPDSDRRDKKGGNYKKRKRSPSPSPTPEAKKKNAKKGPSTPYTKSKRGHREEEQEDLTKDMDEPSPVPNVEEVTLPKTVNTKKDSESAPVKGGTMTDLDEQEDESMETTGKDEDENSTGNKGEQTKNPDLHEDNVTEQTHHIIIPSYAAWFDYNSVHAIERRALPEFFNGKNKSKTPEIYLAYRNFMIDTYRLNPQEYLTSTACRRNLAGDVCAIMRVHAFLEQWGLINYQVDAESRPTPMGPPPTSHFHVLADTPSGLVPLQPKTPQGRQVDADTKAGRKGKELDDLVPETAKGKPELQTSASQQMLNFPDKGKEKPTDMQNFGLRTDMYTKKSVPSKSKAAASATREWTEQETLLLLEALEMYKDDWNKVSEHVGSRTQDECILHFLRLPIEDPYLEDSEASLGPLAYQPIPFSQSGNPVMSTVAFLASVVDPRVASAAAKSALEEFSKMKEEVPTALVEAHVRKVEEAAKVTGKADPAFGLESSGIAGTTSDEPERIEESGTDDTRAEGQATDEKKEPKEAREGGGTGEEEAKEKTSEAPKKDEEKGKEGDSEKESEKSDGDPMVDPEKEKEPKEGQEEVLKEVVESEGERKTKVERDIGEGNLSTAAAAALAAAAVKAKHLAAVEERKIKSLVALLVETQMKKLEIKLRHFEELETIMDREREALEYQRQQLLADRQAFHMEQLKYAEMRARQQHFQQMHQQQQQPPPTLPPGSQPIPPTGAAGPAVVHGLAVAPASMAPAPVGSGIPPGSLGPSEQLGQAGSTVGPQQQQPAGAPQPGAVPPGIPPPGPHGPSPFPSQQTPPSVMPGAVPGSGHPGVAGNAPLGLPFGMPPPPPPAPSIIPFGSLADSISINLPPPPNLHGHHHHLPFAPGTLPPPNLPVSMANPLHPNLPATTTMPSSLPLGPGLGSAAAQSPAIVAAVQGNLLPSASPLPDPGTPLPPDPTAPSPGTVTPVPPPQ, encoded by the exons ATGGCGGTGCGGAAGAAGGACGGCGGTCCCAACGTGAAGTACTATGAGGCCGCGGACACCGTGACCCAGTTCGACAACGTGCGCCTGTGGCTCGGCAAGAACTACAAGAAG TATATACAAGCTGAACCACCCACCAACAAGTCGCTGTCTAGCCTGGTTGTACAGTTGCTACAATTTCAGGAAGAAGTTTTTGGCAAACATGTCAGCAATGCTCCACTAACTAAACTGCCG ATCAAATGTTTCCTAGATTTCAAAGCAGGAGGCTCCCTGTGCCACATCCTGGCAGCTGCCTACAAATTCAAGAGTGACCAAGGATG GCGCCGTTACGATTTCCAGAACCCATCACGCATGGACCGCAACGTGGAAATGTTTATGACCATTGAGAAGTCCTTGGTGCAG AATAATTGCCTGTCTCGACCGAACATTTTTCTCTGCCCAGATATTGAACCTAAACTGCTAGGGAAGCTAAAGGACATTATCAAGAGGCACCAG GGGACAGTCACTGAGGATAAGAACAATGCCTCCCATGTGGTGTATCCTGTCCCAGGGAACCTAGAAGAAG AGGAATGGGTACGGCCAGTCATGAAGAGGGATAAACAGGTCCTTCTGCATTGGGGCTACTACCCTGACAG TTATGACACCTGGATCCCAGCCAGTGAAATCGAAGCATCTGTGGAAGATGCACCAACTCCTGAGAAACCAAGGAAG GTTCATGCTAAGTGGATCCTGGACACAGACACCTTCAATGAGTGGATGAATGAGGAAGACTATGAAGTAAATGATGACAAAAACCCTGTCTCCCGCCGAAAGAAGATTTCAGCTAAGACCTTGACTGATGAG GTAAACAGCCCTGATTCAGATCGACGAGACAAGAAGGGAGGGAACTATAAGAAGAGGAAACGTTCCCCCTCTCCTTCACCAACCCCAGAAGCTAAGAAGAAGAATGCTAAGAAAGG CCCCTCAACACCTTACACCAAATCAAAACGTGGCCacagggaagaggagcaggaagaCCTGACTAAGGACATGGATGAGCCCTCACCAGTCCCCAATGTGGAAGAGGTGACACTGCCCAAAACAG TGAACACTAAAAAGGACTCAGAGTCAGCTCCAGTGAAAGGAGGCACCATGACTGACCTAG atgagcAGGAGGATGAGAGCATGGAGACCACGGGCAAG GATGAGGATGAGAACAGCACGGGGAACAAGGGGGAGCAGACCAAGAATCCAGACCTGCATGAGGACAACGTCACCGAGCAGACCCACCACATCATCATTCCCAGCTATGCTGCCTGGTTTGACTACAACAG CGTGCATGCCATTGAGCGAAGAGCTCTCCCTGAGTTTTTTAACGGCAAGAACAAGTCCAAGACACCAGAGAT CTACTTGGCCTATCGAAACTTCATGATTGACACTTACCGACTTAACCCCCAAGAGTACCTCACCTCCACTGCCTGCCGCCGGAACCTGGCTGGGGATGTCTGTGCCATCATGAG gGTCCATGCTTTTCTTGAACAGTGGGGTCTTATTAACTACCAAGTGGATGCTGAGAGCCGTCCAACCCCAATGGGGCCTCCACCCACCTCTCACTTCCATGTCCTGGCCGACACACCATCGGGGCTGGTGCCTCTGCAGCCGAAGACCCCACAG GGCCGCCAGGTTGATGCTGATACCAAGGCTGGGCGGAAGGGCAAAGAGCTGGATGACCTGGTGCCAGAGACGGCTAAGGGCAAGCCAGAGCTG CAGACCTCTGCTTCCCAACAAATGCTGAACTTTCCCGATAAAGGCAAGGAGAAACCAACAGACATGCAGAACTTCGGGCTGCGCACAGACATGTACACAAAGAAGAGTGTCCCCTCCAAG AGTAAAGCCGCGGCCAGCGCCACTCGAGAGTGGACAGAACAAGAGACCCTGCTGCTCCTAGAG GCACTGGAAATGTACAAGGATGACTGGAACAAAGTGTCTGAGCATGTGGGAAGCCGTACCCAGGACGAGTGCATCTTGCATTTTCTTCGTCTTCCCATTGAAGACCCATACCTGGAGGACTCGGAGGCCTCGCTGGGTCCCCTGGCCTACCAGCCCATCCCCTTCAGCCAGTCAGGCAACCCGGTTATGAGCACTGTTGCCTTCCTGGCCTCTGTCGTCGATCCCCgtgttgcttctgctgctgcaaaGTCTGCCCTAG AGGAGTTCTCCAAAATGAAGGAAGAGGTGCCCACAGCCTTGGTAGAAGCCCATGTTCGGAAAGTGGAGGAAGCAGCCAAAGTGACAGGCAAGGCGGACCCAGCCTTCGGTCTGGAAAGCAGCGGCATTGCAGGAACCACCTCTGATGAGCCAGAGCGAATTG AGGAGAGTGGGACTGATGACACCCGTGCAGAGGGCCAGGCCACAGATGAGAAGAAGGAGCCCAAG GAAGCCCGAGAGGGAGGAGGGACTGGAGAGGAGGAGGCCAAGGAGAAAACAAGTGAGGCTCCCAAAAAGgatgaagagaaagggaaagagggcgACAGCGAGAAGGAATCTGAGAAGAGTGATGGCGACCCaatgg TTGATCCCGAGAAGGAGAAGGAGCCAAAGGAAGGGCAGGAGGAAGTGCTGAAGGAAGTGGTGGAGtcggaaggggagaggaagacaAAGGTGGAGCGAGACATTGGTGAAGGCAACCTTtccactgctgctgccgctgccctggctgctgccgcTGTGAAGGCCAAG CACTTAGCCGCCGTTGAGGAAAGGAAGATCAAATCTCTGGTGGCTCTGCTGGTGGAAACACAGATGAAGAAGTTGGAGATCAAACTCCGGCACTTTGAGGAACTAGAGACGATCATGGACCGGGAGCGAGAAGCA CTGGAGTATCAGCGGCAGCAGCTCTTGGCCGACAGACAAGCCTTCCACATGGAACAGCTCAAGTACGCAGagatgagggcccggcagcagcaCTTCCAGCAgatgcaccagcagcagcagcagcctccgcCAACCCTGCCCCCAGGGTCCCAGCCAATCCCCCCAACAGGGGCTGCTGGGCCAGCCGTGGTCCATGGCTTGGCAGTGGCTCCAGCCTCCATGGCCCCAGCTCCTGTGGGCAGTGGGATACCTCCAGGAAGCTTGGGTCCTTCGGAACAGCTTGGGCAAGCAGGGTCCACAGTGgggccgcagcagcagcaaccagcTGGAGCCCCACAGCCTGGGGCAGTCCCACCAGGGATACCCCCCCCTGGACCCCATG GCCCCTCACCGTTCCCCAGCCAACAAACTCCTCCCTCAGTGATGCCAGGGGCAGTGCCAGGCAGCGGGCACCCAGGCGTGGCGGGTAATGCTCCTTTAGGTTTGCCTTTTGGCatgccgcctcctcctcctcccgctccATCCATCATCCCATTTGGTAGCCTAGCTGACTCCATCAGTATTaaccttccccctcctcctaACCTGCATGGGCATCACCACCATCTCCCGTTCGCCCCGGGCACTCTCCCCCCACCTAACCTGCCTGTGTCCATGGCGAACCCTCTACATCCTAACCTGCCGGCGACCACCACCATGCCATCTTCCTTGCCTCTCGGGCCGGGGCTCGGATCCGCCGCAGCCCAGAGccctgccattgtggcagctGTTCAGGGCAACCTCCTGCCCAGTGCCAGCCCACTGCCAG ACCCAGGCACCCCTCTGCCTCCAGATCCCACAGCCCCGAGCCCAGGCACAGTCACCCCTGTGCCACCTCCACAGTGA